The proteins below are encoded in one region of Mycobacterium pseudokansasii:
- a CDS encoding FAD binding domain-containing protein — MKPAAFNYHRPDTVEAAVSLLAELGEDAKILAGGQSLVPMLSMRLAYFDHLIDISRLPQLHGIEARGDQLWIGAGTTEAVVGADAQVRQSVPLLNLATPFVGHFQIRNRGTLGGSIAHADAAGEYPAVALALDAVLEVLSPRGRREVAAADFFAGLWETTMEPDEVLTGVRFPVWNGRSGFAVREFARRQGDFAIAGAVVGVRLDDHDRVSRCAIGLLGLGATPKRATAAETAVTGMPLRDVIPEEIGRAAMSELDDIPSDLQGSASYRSRVGAAMTARAWTQAAQQANAGASYA, encoded by the coding sequence GTGAAGCCGGCAGCATTCAACTACCACCGCCCCGACACCGTCGAAGCGGCTGTAAGCCTGCTGGCCGAACTCGGCGAAGATGCGAAAATCCTTGCCGGAGGCCAAAGTCTGGTGCCGATGTTGTCGATGCGGCTGGCCTACTTCGATCATCTCATCGACATATCCCGGCTGCCCCAACTGCACGGTATCGAAGCCCGCGGCGACCAACTGTGGATCGGAGCGGGAACCACCGAAGCCGTAGTTGGCGCCGATGCGCAAGTGCGCCAATCGGTTCCGTTGCTGAACTTAGCGACGCCGTTCGTCGGGCACTTCCAGATCCGCAACCGCGGCACCCTGGGCGGATCGATCGCGCATGCCGATGCCGCCGGTGAATACCCGGCGGTGGCGCTGGCCCTGGACGCGGTGCTCGAGGTGCTTTCGCCGCGAGGGCGACGCGAGGTCGCCGCGGCGGACTTCTTCGCCGGCCTGTGGGAAACCACCATGGAGCCCGACGAGGTGCTCACCGGCGTCCGGTTTCCGGTGTGGAATGGCCGATCCGGCTTTGCGGTACGCGAATTTGCGCGCCGGCAAGGCGATTTCGCGATCGCCGGAGCAGTCGTCGGGGTGCGGCTCGATGACCATGACCGGGTGTCGCGATGCGCGATCGGGTTGCTGGGCCTGGGCGCCACGCCCAAGCGTGCGACGGCGGCCGAAACAGCGGTCACCGGCATGCCGCTGCGCGACGTGATACCCGAAGAGATCGGCCGGGCGGCCATGTCGGAACTCGACGACATTCCGTCGGACCTGCAGGGGTCGGCGTCGTACCGCAGCCGGGTGGGTGCCGCCATGACGGCACGCGCCTGGACCCAAGCAGCCCAGCAAGCAAACGCCGGAGCCAGTTATGCATGA
- a CDS encoding xanthine dehydrogenase family protein molybdopterin-binding subunit, producing the protein MTQDLQGTSATPAPRYAGTRVQRVEDARLLTGHGSFVDDISRPGMLHACFVRSPFARARINSIDASAALALPGVHAVFTAADLNADVREAWHAVAGKDVPDTPRPPLAEGEAKFVGDPVALVVAENRYLAEDALELVDVDYEPLPAVVDFRRAQSADVLVHDSYPNNVAGGMGGAPPDESIFATSPYVVEEHLYQQIYLPVPIETRGLVVEWAAASGELTVWASTQTPHELRAFCARLLGIAAQRVRVIARDTGGGFGQKVLPMREDMCIMLAARKVPAALKWIEDRRENLMSAGQARHVDGRARMAFDDEGNIAAADIDFVQDIGAYPTPYPVLTTAAIGMFFPGPYRVPKASFNYKTVFSNTTGLAAYRGPWQFESLAREVLLDIAARKMNIDPVELRRRNLLRRDEMPYFNPNGMPYDHVAPIETFEQAVKIVDHEGFRKEQAEALTHGRYLGLGFSAYIEATGAATGHMATEGATIRMEPTGKFTVYVNGGSSGNSLETTVIQLTADVLGADFDDVGTVQGDTATTPYGAGTQGSRSGPMTAGAVSEAGTMLREKIVKLAAHRLKVAESEVELAHSRAAVRGDPSRQVTFGELADVAYYSPQQLPAGMSPNLEATARFNSPNPIHWANATHACTCEVDTETGKVTLLRYIVSEDVGPMINPAIVEGQIAGGTVQGIGGALLESLVYDDDGNPLATTFVDYLLPTATEVPLIEYGHVEIPGPGPGGYKGVGEGGAIGSVPAVINAINDALAPLGVTITHLPASPASIVSLLEGASR; encoded by the coding sequence ATGACTCAGGACTTGCAGGGGACCAGCGCTACCCCGGCGCCCCGCTACGCCGGCACTCGTGTGCAGCGCGTCGAAGACGCCCGGCTGCTGACCGGGCACGGCAGCTTCGTCGACGACATCTCGCGGCCCGGCATGCTGCACGCCTGTTTCGTGCGCAGCCCGTTCGCGCGGGCCCGGATCAACAGCATCGACGCCTCGGCAGCGCTGGCACTGCCCGGCGTCCACGCGGTGTTCACCGCCGCGGACCTCAATGCGGATGTCCGGGAGGCCTGGCACGCCGTCGCGGGTAAAGACGTCCCGGACACGCCGCGGCCCCCGCTGGCCGAAGGCGAGGCGAAGTTCGTCGGCGACCCGGTTGCCTTGGTCGTCGCCGAGAACCGCTACCTGGCCGAGGACGCGCTCGAACTGGTCGATGTCGACTACGAGCCATTGCCGGCAGTCGTCGACTTCAGGCGGGCGCAGTCCGCCGATGTGCTGGTCCACGACAGCTACCCGAACAACGTGGCCGGCGGGATGGGCGGGGCGCCGCCGGATGAAAGTATCTTCGCCACTTCGCCTTACGTCGTCGAAGAGCACCTATACCAGCAGATCTACCTGCCCGTGCCGATCGAGACCCGCGGCCTGGTGGTCGAGTGGGCGGCGGCTTCCGGAGAACTGACCGTTTGGGCGTCGACCCAGACTCCGCACGAACTGCGCGCGTTCTGTGCCCGCCTGTTAGGCATTGCGGCACAACGGGTTCGGGTCATCGCGCGGGACACCGGCGGCGGCTTCGGCCAGAAGGTCCTCCCGATGCGCGAAGACATGTGCATCATGCTGGCCGCCCGGAAGGTGCCCGCGGCGCTGAAGTGGATCGAGGACAGGCGCGAGAACCTGATGTCGGCCGGGCAGGCGCGTCACGTCGACGGCAGGGCCAGGATGGCGTTCGACGACGAGGGCAACATCGCGGCCGCGGACATCGACTTCGTCCAGGATATCGGGGCTTATCCGACGCCTTACCCGGTGTTGACGACGGCCGCCATCGGCATGTTCTTCCCGGGTCCGTACCGGGTGCCCAAGGCCAGCTTCAACTACAAGACGGTCTTCTCCAACACCACCGGCTTGGCGGCCTACCGCGGTCCATGGCAGTTCGAAAGCCTCGCGCGCGAAGTACTTCTCGACATCGCCGCGCGCAAGATGAACATCGATCCCGTCGAGCTGCGCCGCCGCAATCTGCTGCGCCGTGACGAGATGCCGTACTTCAACCCCAACGGCATGCCCTATGACCACGTCGCTCCGATCGAGACGTTCGAACAGGCCGTGAAAATCGTTGACCACGAGGGTTTCCGCAAGGAACAGGCCGAGGCCTTGACGCACGGGCGCTACCTGGGCCTCGGCTTCTCGGCCTACATCGAGGCCACGGGCGCTGCTACCGGTCACATGGCTACCGAGGGCGCCACCATCCGGATGGAACCGACCGGCAAGTTCACGGTCTACGTCAACGGCGGCTCGAGCGGAAACAGCTTGGAAACCACGGTCATTCAGCTGACCGCCGACGTGCTGGGGGCGGATTTCGACGACGTGGGCACCGTCCAGGGCGACACCGCGACCACGCCGTACGGGGCCGGGACCCAGGGCAGCCGTAGCGGACCGATGACCGCCGGGGCCGTCAGCGAGGCGGGGACCATGCTGCGCGAAAAGATCGTCAAGCTGGCCGCACATCGCCTGAAGGTGGCCGAATCAGAAGTGGAACTGGCCCATTCGCGCGCCGCCGTACGCGGCGATCCATCCAGGCAGGTGACTTTCGGCGAACTGGCTGACGTGGCCTACTACTCACCGCAGCAGTTGCCCGCGGGAATGTCGCCCAATTTGGAGGCGACCGCTCGGTTCAACTCGCCCAACCCGATTCACTGGGCCAACGCGACCCACGCCTGCACCTGCGAAGTCGACACCGAGACCGGCAAAGTCACGCTGCTGCGCTACATCGTCAGCGAAGACGTCGGGCCGATGATCAACCCGGCGATCGTGGAAGGACAGATCGCCGGCGGAACGGTACAGGGCATCGGCGGTGCACTGCTGGAAAGCCTCGTCTACGACGACGACGGCAACCCCCTGGCCACAACATTCGTCGACTATCTGCTGCCGACCGCCACCGAGGTGCCGCTGATCGAATACGGCCACGTCGAGATCCCGGGCCCGGGCCCGGGCGGATACAAGGGTGTGGGCGAAGGCGGGGCAATCGGCTCGGTGCCCGCTGTGATCAACGCGATCAACGATGCCCTGGCGCCGCTGGGCGTGACCATAACCCATTTGCCGGCCAGTCCGGCGTCGATCGTCTCGCTACTGGAAGGAGCGTCGCGGTGA
- a CDS encoding nucleotidyltransferase family protein — protein MRDRVVGVLLAAGAGRRYGKPKVLVTGWLETAVAALLGGGCADVILVLGAAQVAAPRGVTAITAADWQLGVSASVRAGLAQADRMQADFAVVHVVDTPDVGASVVRRVLTRALSSRGGLARACFGERPGHPVVIARSHWPAVLAAMSGDQGAAAYLRIAPDVELVDCSDLATGVDIDEPSAG, from the coding sequence GTGCGTGATCGCGTCGTCGGAGTCCTGCTGGCCGCGGGGGCGGGGCGGCGTTATGGAAAGCCAAAAGTCCTGGTAACAGGCTGGTTGGAGACAGCGGTGGCCGCGCTGCTGGGCGGTGGCTGTGCCGACGTCATTCTGGTGCTGGGCGCTGCCCAGGTCGCGGCCCCGCGAGGCGTCACCGCGATTACCGCCGCGGATTGGCAGCTGGGTGTGAGCGCGTCGGTTCGCGCCGGCCTCGCTCAGGCTGATCGCATGCAGGCGGACTTCGCCGTCGTGCACGTCGTCGATACACCCGATGTCGGCGCATCGGTGGTAAGGCGCGTTCTCACGCGGGCGCTGAGCTCCCGCGGTGGTCTGGCGCGGGCCTGCTTCGGAGAGCGGCCCGGCCATCCGGTGGTGATCGCACGCAGCCACTGGCCCGCAGTCCTGGCAGCGATGTCGGGCGACCAGGGTGCGGCGGCCTACTTACGCATCGCGCCCGATGTTGAGCTCGTCGATTGCAGCGACCTGGCCACCGGCGTCGACATCGATGAGCCGTCAGCCGGGTGA
- a CDS encoding amino acid permease, with amino-acid sequence MAPPPSMLTREDTGYHKDLKNRQLQMIALGGAIGTGLFLGAGGRLASAGPGLFLVYGICGVFVFLILRALGELVLHRPSSGSFVSYAREFFGEKVAFVAGWMYFLNWAMTGIVDTTAIAHYFHYWPAFHVIPQWTLALVALVVVLSMNLISVRLFGELEFWAALIKVLALVTFLFVGTIFLAGRFKVDGQQTGISLWNSHGGLLPVGLLPLVLVTSGVVFAYAAVELVGIAAGEAADPERIMPRAINSVVFRIAVFYIGSTILLALLLPYTAYRNHVSPFVTFFSKIGFSGGGSLMNLVVLTAALSSLNAGLYSTGRILRSMAINGSGPKFTAPMSKNGVPYGGILLTAGIGLFGILLNAIKPSQAFEIVLHIAATGVIVAWATIVACQLRLHWLANAGQLQRPSFRMPLAPYSGYLTLAFLAGVLVLMMFDKEHGPWMLGAMVVGIPALIGGWYAVRHRVLAIARHTVESTSPG; translated from the coding sequence ATGGCACCGCCTCCCAGCATGCTCACCCGCGAAGACACGGGTTATCACAAGGATCTCAAGAACCGTCAGCTACAGATGATCGCGCTCGGTGGCGCCATCGGCACCGGCCTTTTCCTCGGCGCCGGCGGCCGGCTCGCGTCCGCCGGGCCGGGACTGTTTCTGGTGTACGGGATCTGCGGCGTCTTTGTCTTTCTCATTTTGCGCGCCTTGGGCGAACTGGTGCTGCACCGCCCGTCGTCTGGATCGTTCGTGTCCTATGCCCGCGAATTCTTCGGCGAGAAGGTGGCGTTCGTAGCGGGCTGGATGTATTTCCTGAACTGGGCGATGACGGGAATCGTCGACACCACTGCGATCGCACATTACTTTCATTACTGGCCCGCATTCCATGTCATCCCGCAATGGACACTTGCGCTGGTCGCGCTGGTGGTGGTCTTGTCAATGAACCTGATCTCGGTACGACTTTTCGGGGAATTGGAGTTCTGGGCCGCGCTGATCAAGGTGTTGGCCCTGGTGACCTTCCTCTTCGTGGGCACGATTTTCCTGGCAGGCCGTTTCAAGGTCGACGGTCAGCAGACCGGGATATCGCTGTGGAACAGCCACGGCGGACTGCTGCCGGTGGGCTTGCTGCCGCTGGTTCTGGTCACGTCGGGCGTGGTATTCGCCTATGCCGCAGTCGAATTGGTCGGAATCGCAGCCGGGGAAGCCGCCGACCCGGAAAGGATCATGCCCCGCGCGATCAACTCGGTGGTATTCCGCATTGCGGTCTTCTACATCGGGTCGACGATTTTGCTGGCGCTGCTGCTGCCCTACACCGCCTACCGAAACCACGTGAGTCCGTTCGTGACGTTTTTTTCCAAGATCGGTTTTTCCGGTGGCGGCAGCCTGATGAATCTCGTGGTGCTCACCGCGGCTCTCTCGAGTCTGAACGCCGGACTGTATTCCACCGGGCGGATTCTGAGGTCGATGGCAATCAACGGCAGCGGTCCAAAGTTCACCGCGCCGATGTCGAAAAACGGTGTGCCATATGGCGGAATCTTGCTCACCGCCGGGATTGGGCTGTTCGGCATCCTGCTCAATGCCATAAAGCCGAGCCAAGCGTTCGAAATCGTATTGCACATAGCCGCGACCGGCGTCATCGTGGCCTGGGCGACGATCGTGGCCTGCCAGCTGCGGCTGCACTGGCTGGCGAACGCGGGGCAGCTGCAACGGCCGAGCTTCCGGATGCCGCTGGCCCCTTACAGCGGGTATCTCACGCTGGCTTTCCTGGCCGGCGTGCTGGTCCTGATGATGTTCGACAAAGAACACGGTCCCTGGATGCTCGGCGCGATGGTCGTGGGAATTCCCGCCCTCATCGGCGGCTGGTATGCGGTGCGCCACCGTGTCCTGGCCATTGCCCGGCACACCGTCGAGTCGACGTCACCCGGCTGA